A section of the Numida meleagris isolate 19003 breed g44 Domestic line chromosome 16, NumMel1.0, whole genome shotgun sequence genome encodes:
- the TOR2A gene encoding prosalusin isoform X2: MGRSVAVLALATALLSAAAAAAWDLWALRCSFTADCECGFEPDLRGLECELAVTLVGQPLVRQQLMKGLRQFLEKRSPEKPLVMSFHGSTGTGKTFVSSMLVRHLFPEGLQSPHVHQFSPIVHFPHAEHVERYKENLKHWIQGNLTNCGRSVFLFEEMDKMHPGLIDVIMPFLGPSWVVYGTNYRKAIFIFISNAGGEQINEMTLDLWRAHRDREEISLQDMESAISKAVFENPQSEWILEIWDH, translated from the exons ATGGGCCGCTCCGTGGCGGTGCTGGCCCTGGCCACGGCGCTGCTctcggccgccgccgccgccgcctggGACCTGTGGGCACTGCGCTGCAGCTTCACGGCGGACTGCGAGTGCGGCTTCGAGCCCGACCTGCGCG GCCTGGAGTGTGAGCTGGCCGTGACCCTGGTGGGACAGCCCCTCGTGAGGCAGCAGCTGATGAAGGGATTGAGGCAGTTCCTGGAGAAGCGCAGCCCCGAGAAGCCCCTCGTCATGTCCTTCCACGGCTCCACCGGGACGGGAAAAACCTTCGTGAGCTCCATGCTGGTCCGCCACCTCTTCCCggaggggctgcagagcccccACGTCCACCAGTTCTCCCCCATCGTTCACTTCCCCCACGCGGAGCACGTGGAGCGGTACAAG GAAAACCTGAAGCACTGGATCCAAGGGAACTTGACAAACTGCGGACGGTCGGTCTTTCTCTTTGAGGAGATGGACAAGATGCACCCGGGCCTGATTGATGTGATCATGCCATTCCTGGGACCCTCGTGGGTTGTGTATGGGACCAACTACCGCAAAGCGATCTTCATCTTCATAAG CAACGCGGGAGGAGAGCAGATCAATGAAATGACGCTGGATCTCTGGCGTGCTCACCGGGACCGGGAGGAGATCAGCCTGCAGGACATGGAGTCAGCCATCTCCAAAGCAGTGTTCGAGAACCCTCAGAGTGA GTGGATTCTGGAAATCTGGGATCATTAA
- the SH2D3C gene encoding SH2 domain-containing protein 3C isoform X3, translating into MTERCSLWSALSAAACCFYRGSFMQVQFSKEKYILDSSPEKLHKELEEELKLSSTDLRSHAWYHGRIPREVSESLVQRNGDFLIRDSLTSLGDYVLTCRWRNEPLHFKINKVTVKSSDGRTRVQYLFEQESFDNVPALVRFYVGNRKAISEQSGAIVYCPINRTFPLRYLEASYGLANGKHGGSHSPASQKGGHIKRRSITMTDGLTADKITRAEGCPTSVSLPHHRDIIRNCAVSVDQIQDLHSPMSPISENPSSPAYSTVTRLKPHTCQAAGITPASPVIRRSSEPQLCPGSSSKPLPDPAHSTHSTPCHGYARASPSPSVNSYSDPDTGHYCQLHPTSPISRERPAHDTKQLPAKSYVERLKVEEGQRGTVDNGSGEAEAGQRLKGERDVVGFVPPTMETCSSFNPAAFQSLLIPLENKPLEMAVLKKVKELLADVDAKTLAKHITKVDCLVARILGVTAEMQKLMGVSSGMELLTLPHGHQLRLDLLERFHTMSIMIAVDILGCTGSTEERAALLHKTIQLAAELKSTMGNMFSFAAVMNALEMAQIARLEQTWMVLRQRHTEGAILYEKKLKPFLKSLNEGKEGPPLTNTTFPHVMPLVTLLERDDALVDSPEPWEATDNGVEVVMAHLEAARMVAHHGGLYHTNAEVKLQGFQGRAELLEIFSTEFQLRLLWGSRGAESSQAERYEKFDKVLTALSHKLEPAVRFSEL; encoded by the exons TTCTCCAAGGAGAAATACATCCTCGACTCGTCACCGGAGAAGCTTcacaaggagctggaagaggagCTGAAGCTGAGCAGCACCGACCTGCGCAGCCACGCGTGGTACCACGGCCGCATCCCACGGGAG GTCTCAGAGAGTCTCGTGCAGAGGAACGGCGACTTCCTCATCCGCGACTCGCTCACCAGCTTGGGTGACTACGTGCTGACGTGCCGCTGGCGCAACGAGCCCCTCCACTTCAAGATCAACAAGGTGACGGTGAAGTCCAGCGACGGCCGGACCCGCGTCCAGTACCTCTTCGAGCAGGAGAGCTTCGACAACGTGCCCGCCCTCGTCCGCTTCTACGTGGGCAACCGCAAGGCCATCTCCGAGCAGAGCGGTGCCATCGTCTACTGCCCCATCAACCGCACCTTCCCCCTGCGCTACCTGGAAGCCAGCTATGGGCTCGCCAATGGGAAGCACGGGGGGTCCCACAGCCCGGCCTCCCAGAAGGGGGGGCACATCAAGAGGAGGAGCATCACCATGACAGACGGGCTGACAGCCGACAAGATCACCAGGGCCGAAGGGTGCCCCACCAG cgTGTCCCTGCCGCACCACAGGGACATTATCCGCAACTGTGCTGTCAGCGTGGACCAGATCCAGGACCTGCACTCCCCGATGTCGCCCATCTCGGAGAACCCCAGCTCGCCCGCGTACAGCACAG TGACACGGCTAAAGCCTCATACCTGCCAAGCGGCTGGGATCACCCCGGCCTCCCCGGTCATCAGAAGGTCCAGCGAGCCCCAGCTGTGCCCGGGTAGCAGCAGCAAACCTCTGCCggaccctgcccacagcacccACTCCACGCCATGCCACGGCTACGCCCGcgcctccccctctccctctgTGAACAGCTACAGTGACCCCGACACGGGGCACTACTGCCAGCTGCACCCCACCTCGCCCATCAGCAGAGAGCGGCCGGCTCACGACACCAAGCAGCTGCCAGCAAAGAGCTACGTGGAAAGGCTAAAGGTGGAGGAAGGGCAGAGAGGGACTGTGGACAACGGCTCTGGGGAAGCGGAGGCAGGGCAGAGGCTGAAAGGAGAGCGGGACGTTGTGGGCTTTGTGCCCCCCACCATGGAGACGTGCTCCTCCTTCAATCCAGCAGCATTCCAGTCCCTGCTCATCCCCCTGGAGAACAAGCCCCTGGAGATGGCTGTGCTCAAGAAGGTtaaggagctgctggcagatgTGGATGCGAAGACGCTCGCCAAACACATCACCAAAGTGGACTGCCTG GTTGCTCGGATATTGGGTGTAactgcagagatgcagaagCTCATGGGGGTGAGCTCCGGCATGGAGCTGCTCACCCTGCCCCACGGCCACCAGCTCCGGCTCGACCTGCTGGAACG GTTCCACACCATGTCCATCATGATCGCCGTGGACATTCTGGGCTGCACGGGCAGCACAGAGGAGCGGGCGGCCCTGCTCCACAAAACCATCCAGCTGGCCGCCGAGCTGAAGAGCACCATGGGCAACATGTTCAGTTTTGCAGCTGTGATGAACGCCCTGGAAATGGCACAG ATCGCACGGCTGGAGCAGACCTGGATGGTGCTGCGGCAGCGGCATACGGAGGGTGCCATCCTCTATGAGAAGAAGCTGAAGCCTTTCCTGAAGAGCCTGAACGAAGGGAAAG AAGGCCCACCGCTGACCAACACCACCTTTCCCCACGTCATGCCCCTGGTGACTCTCCTGGAGCGGGACGATGCGCTGGTGGACAGCCCCGAGCCCTGGGAGGCCACGGACAACGGCGTGGAGGTGGTCATGGCCCACCTGGAAGCCGCGCGGATGGTGGCCCACCACGGCGGACTGTACCACACCAACGCCGAGGTGAAGCTGCAGG GTTTCCAGGGCAGAGCGGAGCTGCTGGAGATCTTCAGCACCGAGTTCCAGCTGCGCCTGCTctggggcagccgtggggctgagagcagccaGGCCGAGCGCTACGAGAAGTTCGACAAAGTCCTTACTGCCCTGTCCCACAAGCTGGAGCCAGCAGTGCGCTTCAGCGAGCTGTAA
- the TOR2A gene encoding prosalusin isoform X3 — translation MGRSVAVLALATALLSAAAAAAWDLWALRCSFTADCECGFEPDLRGLECELAVTLVGQPLVRQQLMKGLRQFLEKRSPEKPLVMSFHGSTGTGKTFVSSMLVRHLFPEGLQSPHVHQFSPIVHFPHAEHVERYKENLKHWIQGNLTNCGRSVFLFEEMDKMHPGLIDVIMPFLGPSWVVYGTNYRKAIFIFIR, via the exons ATGGGCCGCTCCGTGGCGGTGCTGGCCCTGGCCACGGCGCTGCTctcggccgccgccgccgccgcctggGACCTGTGGGCACTGCGCTGCAGCTTCACGGCGGACTGCGAGTGCGGCTTCGAGCCCGACCTGCGCG GCCTGGAGTGTGAGCTGGCCGTGACCCTGGTGGGACAGCCCCTCGTGAGGCAGCAGCTGATGAAGGGATTGAGGCAGTTCCTGGAGAAGCGCAGCCCCGAGAAGCCCCTCGTCATGTCCTTCCACGGCTCCACCGGGACGGGAAAAACCTTCGTGAGCTCCATGCTGGTCCGCCACCTCTTCCCggaggggctgcagagcccccACGTCCACCAGTTCTCCCCCATCGTTCACTTCCCCCACGCGGAGCACGTGGAGCGGTACAAG GAAAACCTGAAGCACTGGATCCAAGGGAACTTGACAAACTGCGGACGGTCGGTCTTTCTCTTTGAGGAGATGGACAAGATGCACCCGGGCCTGATTGATGTGATCATGCCATTCCTGGGACCCTCGTGGGTTGTGTATGGGACCAACTACCGCAAAGCGATCTTCATCTTCATAAGGTGA
- the TOR2A gene encoding prosalusin isoform X1: protein MKGLRQFLEKRSPEKPLVMSFHGSTGTGKTFVSSMLVRHLFPEGLQSPHVHQFSPIVHFPHAEHVERYKENLKHWIQGNLTNCGRSVFLFEEMDKMHPGLIDVIMPFLGPSWVVYGTNYRKAIFIFISNAGGEQINEMTLDLWRAHRDREEISLQDMESAISKAVFENPQSGFWKSGIINEHLIDFVVPFLPLKRHHVKQCVINELVQQGLEVRQGVVQEVADSIPYFPEEEKLFSSTGCKTVASRISFFF from the exons ATGAAGGGATTGAGGCAGTTCCTGGAGAAGCGCAGCCCCGAGAAGCCCCTCGTCATGTCCTTCCACGGCTCCACCGGGACGGGAAAAACCTTCGTGAGCTCCATGCTGGTCCGCCACCTCTTCCCggaggggctgcagagcccccACGTCCACCAGTTCTCCCCCATCGTTCACTTCCCCCACGCGGAGCACGTGGAGCGGTACAAG GAAAACCTGAAGCACTGGATCCAAGGGAACTTGACAAACTGCGGACGGTCGGTCTTTCTCTTTGAGGAGATGGACAAGATGCACCCGGGCCTGATTGATGTGATCATGCCATTCCTGGGACCCTCGTGGGTTGTGTATGGGACCAACTACCGCAAAGCGATCTTCATCTTCATAAG CAACGCGGGAGGAGAGCAGATCAATGAAATGACGCTGGATCTCTGGCGTGCTCACCGGGACCGGGAGGAGATCAGCCTGCAGGACATGGAGTCAGCCATCTCCAAAGCAGTGTTCGAGAACCCTCAGA GTGGATTCTGGAAATCTGGGATCATTAATGAACATCTCATTGATTTTGTCGTGCCCTTCCTCCCACTGAAGCGCCACCACGTAAAGCAATGCGTCATCAACGAACTTGTGCAGCAAGGGCTGGAAGTACGTCAGGGTGTTGTCCAGGAGGTGGCTGACAGCATCCCCTACTTcccagaagaagagaaattattttcatcaacAGGCTGCAAAACTGTGGCCTCTCGGATCAGTTTTTTCTTCTAG